CGCTCGGGCTGAACCGCAAGGACGGATCGGGCGCGCTGATCGCGGCCGGTCCGGCACTACCTGGTGTGCTCGGCACGGTCGCCGAGGTCGTCTCCGTCGCGCCCGGCCACGAGACCGCCGTCGCGGCCGCGTTGGGAGCCGCCGCCGACGCCGTCGCGGTGCGCAGCCTCGCCGACGCCGCTGCCGCGATCGCGATGCTCAAGCGCGACGACGCCGGCCGGGTCGGCCTGCTGGTCGGCGGGGCACCGATGCCCGCCGTAACCCGCCAGGACCTGCCCGCCGGTACGACGTACGCCATCGACGTCGTGTCCGCGCCGGAGCTGCTTCGGCCGGCCTTGCAGCGGTTGCTCGCCGACACCGTGCTCGTCGGCGACCTGGCCGGTGCCCGCTCGCTGGTCGAGCGCGCGCCGCAACTGCGGGCGGTCACCCCGGACGGTGACGTCGTCGGCCTCGGCTGGTCGGCCGGCGGATCGATGACCGCTCCCTCACTGCTCGAGGTCCGCGCCGCGCACGCGGAGGCCGAGCGCGAGCTCGCGACGCTGACCCACCGCGGCGAGCGGCTGCGCTTCGCGCTGTCCGCCGCGGGCGAGCAGGCCGCTCGCGCGCAGGACGAGGCCGAGGCCGCCCTCGCGGAGCTGCACGAGTCCGATGCCCGGCTCGCGTCCGTGGCCGAACGGCTCGGCCAGCTCGGCGCCGCATCGCGGGCCGCCGCCGCGGAGACCGAGCGGTTCGCCACCGCGATCGACGAGGCGTCGCTCGCTCGCGATCGCGACCTGCAGGGGCTGGCGGCCCTCGAGGCCCGGTTGGCGGCGGCGGAGGCGGCATCCGACGACGACGACGAGCCGGACCGGGGGGACCGTGATCGCCTCGACCGGCTGGTCGCCGACGCGCGGGCCGGCGAGGTCGAGGCGAGGCTCGCGGTACGCACCGGCGAGGAGCGGGCGCATGCGCTGTCCGCTCGGATCGAGCAGATCGAGCAGGCCGAGGCGGCCGAGCGAGCGGCCCGCGAGCGGGCCGCGGCGCTCGTTCGCCGGCGCGAGCGCGAGTCGGCGGTCGCAGCCGCGATCGGGACGGTGACGGCGTACGCGCTGGTCGCGATCGAGCGCTCGCTCGACGCGGCCGCGGCCGAGCGGAGCGCCACCGACCAGGCCCGCACGGCAACCGAGGGCGACCTGCTGGCCGTCCGGGGCACGGCGCGAGAGCTGGCGGCCGAGCTCGAAACGCTGACCGGTGCGGTGCACCGCGACGAGGTCGCGCGGGCCGAGCAGCGGTTGCGGATCGAGACCCTCGAGGCCAAGGTCGCCGAGGACTTCGCGATCACCCCGCAGACGCTGCTGTCGGAGTACGGACCCGAGGTGCTCGTGCCGCCCGCTCCGGACGCGCCGGAGGGCACCGAGGCCACGGCGTACGACCGCGCGGTTCAAGAGAAGCGCTGGCGATCCGCCGAACGTGCGCTCACCCTGCTCGGCAAGGTCAACCCGCTCGCCCTGGAGGAGTTCGCGGCGCTGGAGGAGCGGCACAAGTTCCTCTCCGAGCAGCTCGAGGACCTGAAGGCGTCGCGGCGTGACCTGCTCGTCGTCATCAAGGAGGTCGACGACCGGGTCGAGCAGATCTTCCGCTCGGCCTACGAGGACGTCGCGCGGGAGTTCGAGACCGTGTTCGGCGTGCTGTTCCCGGGCGGGTCCGGACGCCTGGTCCTCACCGACCCCGACGACTGGCTGACCACCGGCGTGGACGTCGAGGCCCGGCCGCCCGGCAAGAAGGTCAAGCGGCTGTCGCTGCTGTCCGGTGGCGAGCGGTCGCTGACCGCGATCGCCCTGCTGGTGGCGATCTTCCGGGCGCGGCCTTCGCCGTTCTACGTCCTGGACGAGGTCGAAGCGGCGCTGGACGACCGGAACCTGTCCCGGCTCGTCGACCTGCTGGCGGAGCTGCAGTCGACGTCGCAGCTCATCGTCATCACGCACCAGAAGCGGACGATGGAGGTCGCCGACACGCTGTACGGCGTCTCCATGCGCGGCGACGGCATCACCGAGGTCATCAGCCAGCGGCTGCGTGAACCGGAGCCCGAACCGGTCTGACAGGATTTGCCGTCGTGGCAATCGTGATCGTCGTCATCGTCGTGGCCGTGCTCGTCGTGGCCGGACTCGCCGCGTTCCTCCTGGCTCCGTCGCGCCGCGCGCGGCCGCCGATCGTCGAGGTGCCACCTGCCCCGCCGGCGAAGCCGGCGATCAAGCCGGAGGTCGAGCCGGCGGTCAAGCCGGAGGGTGCCGAGCCGGAGGCCGCCGCGCCGGTCATCGAGCGACCACCGCCCTCCGCTGGACGGCTGGTCCGGCTTCGGGACCGGCTGTCGGGCTCGCGGTCCACGCTGGGTCGCGGGCTGCTCGCGCTGCTGTCCAAGGACACGATCGACGACCAGACCTGGGAAGAGCTCGAAGAGGTGCTGCTCACCTCCGATGTCGGGGTGGCCGCGTCCACCGCGCTGGTCGACCGGTTGCGCGAGCGGGTGCGGGTTCTCGGCACTCGAGACCCCGAGCAGGTGCGCGAGCTGCTGCGGGCGGAGCTGCTCGAGACGCTGCACCCCGACGCCGACCGCAGCTTGCACACGGCGCCGCACGACGGTCATCCCGCGGTCGTCCTCGTGGTCGGGGTGAACGGCACCGGCAAGACGACGACCTGCGGAAAGCTCGCGCGGGTCCTGGTGGGCGACGGTCGTACCGTGCTGCTCGGGGCCGCGGACACCTTCCGCGCTGCGGCGGTCGAGCAGCTGGCGACGTGGGCCGAGCGGGTCGGAGCCACCGTGGTGCGCGGTGCGGAGGGTTCCGATCCGGCGAGCGTCGCCTTCGACGCAGTGGCGACCGGCCGGCGCGACGGCGTCGACACGGTGGTCATCGACACGGCCGGCCGGCTGCACACCAAGACTCCGCTGATGGACGAGCTGGCAAAGGTGAAGCGGGTGGTCGAGCGGGACGCGCCGGTGGACGAGGTGTTGCTCGTGCTCGACGCGACGACCGGCCAGAACGGGCTCATCCAAGCCCGCATCTTCGGCTCCGCAGTCGACGTCACCGGCGTCGTCCTCACCAAGCTGGACGGCAGCGCGAAGGGAGGCATCGTGCTTGCCGTGCAGCAGGAGCTCGGCGTACCGGTCAAGCTGGTCGGCCTGGGTGAGGGCCCCGACGACCTGGCTCCGTTCGAGCCCGAGGTGTTCGTGGCCGCGCTGCTGGGGGCTTAACCACGGCGAAACACCATGGCAACGCGGCCCGGCTTGCATGAGCGACGTGCACGGCAGCGCGGCAGTGCAGTTGCGGGCCACCCGAGACGCCGTCCTCGGCCGGCCAGAGCTCACCGGCGGTGAGCTTCGCGCCGAGCTGACCCGCGCGACCGATCGCTGGTTGGCAGAACGGCTGGGGGCCGCCCCCGGGGTCGCGCTGGTCGCGGTCGGCGGCTACGGCCGCGCCGAGCCGGCCGCGGGCAGCGACCTCGACCTGCTGCTCGTGCACCGTGCAGGCACGGATGCCGCCGGAGTCGCTGACGCGCTGTGGTACCCGATCTGGGACGCCGGTGTCGGACTGGATCACGCGGTCCGGACCGTCGACCAGGCGATCGAGGTGGCCCGGCACGATCTCAGGGCCGCGCTCGGGCTGCTGGACAGCCGGCCGGTCGCCGGCGACGCAGCGCTGTTCTCGGAGCTGCACACCCGTGCGTACGGCGAGTGGCGTCGCGATGCGCGCCGCCGGGTTCCTGAACTGATCGCGGCGGTTCGTTCGCGCACCGAGCGCTTCGGCGAGCTCGCGTTCCTGCTCGAGCCCGACCTGAAGGAGGCGCGCGGTGGCCTGCGCGACATCCACGCCGTGCACGCGTTGGCTGCCGCCTGGCTGGTCGACCCACCCTCGCCGGCCGTGGTAGCGGCGTACGAGTGGCTGCTGGACGTCCGCGGCGAGTTGCATCGGCGCAACCCCCGCTCCGATCGCCTGGTGCAGCAGGAGCACGACCCGGTTGCCGCGGCGCTCGGGCTGGCGGACGGTGACGAGCTGATCCGATCCGTGTCGTCGGCGGCGCGGCGGATCGCGTTCGCCGCCGACGAGGCGATCCGTCGGACGGAGGCGGCCCGGCCGGCGAGCCGCCCGTGGAACCGGCGGCGCGCCCAGCAGCGGCGCCCGCTCGCCGACGGTGTGGTCGCGCAGGACGGTTGGGTACAGCTCTCGCGAGACGCCGATCCCGGCTCGGACCCCGGCCTGGTCTGGCGGGTGGCGGCGGCCGCCGCCGAGTCCGGCCTGCCGATCGGGGCGCATGCCCTCGCCCGGCTCGAGCGGGAAGCGGCTGCACTGCCCGATCCCTGGCCGGGCGACGCCCGGCAGGCCCTGATCGCGACGCTCGGTGCGGGCCGCCCGGCGATCGGGGTGTTCGAGGCACTCGACCAGGCGGGGCTGCTGGTCCGTGTGCTCCCGGAATGGGCAGCGGTGCGCTGCCGTCCCCAGCACAACCCGGTCCATCGCTACACCGTCGACCGGCACCTGATCGAGACCGCCGCGGAGGCCTCAGCGCTCACGCGGCGGGTCGCCCGGCCGGACCTGCTGCTGCTCGGGGCGTTGCTGCATGACATCGGCAAGGGCTACC
The sequence above is a segment of the Mycobacteriales bacterium genome. Coding sequences within it:
- a CDS encoding [protein-PII] uridylyltransferase, yielding MSDVHGSAAVQLRATRDAVLGRPELTGGELRAELTRATDRWLAERLGAAPGVALVAVGGYGRAEPAAGSDLDLLLVHRAGTDAAGVADALWYPIWDAGVGLDHAVRTVDQAIEVARHDLRAALGLLDSRPVAGDAALFSELHTRAYGEWRRDARRRVPELIAAVRSRTERFGELAFLLEPDLKEARGGLRDIHAVHALAAAWLVDPPSPAVVAAYEWLLDVRGELHRRNPRSDRLVQQEHDPVAAALGLADGDELIRSVSSAARRIAFAADEAIRRTEAARPASRPWNRRRAQQRRPLADGVVAQDGWVQLSRDADPGSDPGLVWRVAAAAAESGLPIGAHALARLEREAAALPDPWPGDARQALIATLGAGRPAIGVFEALDQAGLLVRVLPEWAAVRCRPQHNPVHRYTVDRHLIETAAEASALTRRVARPDLLLLGALLHDIGKGYPGDHTDAGVGVVPTIAARIGFEPADIATLTRLVRHHLLLPDTATRRDLTDPATIETVADAVGDRATLDLLHALTVADAAATGPAAWSEWKAGLVDQLVDLVRADLAGEPAPPLPALDESQLALASEGELAVQVTGLRVTVVAPDHPGLLWRWSGALALQRLEIRSAVAASAGSAVGPMGVTVFDVAPRFGTMPDVALLRAAVRRAYDDPAALAGRLTDRERTYAPSRRRVSASPRVVWFDDASRTATVVEVRAHDADGLLYRLTKALAEAGLDVRTARIHTMGAEAVDTFYVVDEYGGPVADDVRRERIEYALLAACEAAAG
- a CDS encoding AAA family ATPase, coding for LGLNRKDGSGALIAAGPALPGVLGTVAEVVSVAPGHETAVAAALGAAADAVAVRSLADAAAAIAMLKRDDAGRVGLLVGGAPMPAVTRQDLPAGTTYAIDVVSAPELLRPALQRLLADTVLVGDLAGARSLVERAPQLRAVTPDGDVVGLGWSAGGSMTAPSLLEVRAAHAEAERELATLTHRGERLRFALSAAGEQAARAQDEAEAALAELHESDARLASVAERLGQLGAASRAAAAETERFATAIDEASLARDRDLQGLAALEARLAAAEAASDDDDEPDRGDRDRLDRLVADARAGEVEARLAVRTGEERAHALSARIEQIEQAEAAERAARERAAALVRRRERESAVAAAIGTVTAYALVAIERSLDAAAAERSATDQARTATEGDLLAVRGTARELAAELETLTGAVHRDEVARAEQRLRIETLEAKVAEDFAITPQTLLSEYGPEVLVPPAPDAPEGTEATAYDRAVQEKRWRSAERALTLLGKVNPLALEEFAALEERHKFLSEQLEDLKASRRDLLVVIKEVDDRVEQIFRSAYEDVAREFETVFGVLFPGGSGRLVLTDPDDWLTTGVDVEARPPGKKVKRLSLLSGGERSLTAIALLVAIFRARPSPFYVLDEVEAALDDRNLSRLVDLLAELQSTSQLIVITHQKRTMEVADTLYGVSMRGDGITEVISQRLREPEPEPV